The stretch of DNA CTCGGCGTCCGCGCCTCGATCGACGTCGCCGTCGGAATCATCCTCCTCGTCGCCGCGTGGTCGAGCGTGCTCGACCTGTACCGGTCGGTCGCCTGGATCGACATCCCCATCCACCTCGCCCTCAACGGCCTGCTGGCGCTGCTCGTCGTCGTCGCGGCGGATCGCGCCGGCGTCGTGTTCGATCACCGCCCCGCACCGCTGGTGGCACTGACGCTCGCAGTCGGGCTGGCGCTCGCGGCGCTGTGGGAGATGGGGGAGTGGGGTGGTCACCAGTTCGACGAGGCGGTGCTCGTGGGCTACGACGACTCGATCCTCGACATGGCGGTCGGCGGGCTCGGCGCCGCGCTCGTCGCGTTCCTGGTGCCCGCCGCGCTCCGCGAGGGGCGCTGGCAGGGCGGTCGGTGACGCGGGCGCCGGGTGGCGATCCTCGGGTTGGAGCAGTATAGTTAGTGCCCTAAGTAATTAGGGGGAGCGGCAGTGGCGACAGAGCAGGACGACGTGCTGGCGCTCGACAATCAGGTCTGCTTCGCCCTCGCTGTCGCCTCGCGCAGCGTGATCGCCCTGTATCGGCCGCTGCTCGAGCCGCTCGGCATCACGCACCCGCAGTATCTGGTGCTGCTGGCCCTCTGGGAACGCGACGGACGTTCGGTCAGCGACCTGGCCTCGACGCTGCGGCTCGAACCGGCGACGCTGTCGCCGCTGCTCAAGCGTCTCGAGGTCCTGCGGTATCTCGAGCGTCGTCGCAGCATGACCGATGAGCGCAGTCTGGAGATCGTCCTGACGACCCGCGGCCAACAGTTGCGTGCCGAGGCGGAACCGATTCCGGCAAAGATCGTCGAGCGCCTCGGCCTGCCGATCGAGCAACTCGAAACGCTCCGGGACGCCCTGCAGCGCGTCATCGCCGTCTCGGCCTGAGCGGACCGCAGAGGCCGTCCCCGTCCCTGTTAGCGCTTAGCCGATAATGCACATTATGTCAGTTAGAGTTGCGGGAGGCCCTCCTCATCACCTGTGGCACTCCTCCTGTTCGCTGCGGAGCCTCCGTATCGCTTCGCTCAACGAGCGGCGCTCTTTCTGGTCGCTGAGGAGGCCGTTCACGTCCGTCGCGATGCGACACGAGTCTCTCCGTGCCGGTCCGGGAAACCGGCGACTGTCGTCATCTCGCGACGGCCGCGGACGGCCTCCTCAATGGCCGGGCCGCAGTCCTGTTACCGGGCGGCGGTCGCCGGGACGGCGTCCGCCGGCGCATCGTCCGCCGTCTTTTTCGCCGGGCTCGCGATGTGCGCGCGGCTGATGACGATCGCCGCAACCACCATGATCGCCGCTCCGAGCCAGTACGGCGCCGCATGGCTGACGAGCACGTAGAGTCCGCCCGCGATCAGCGGGGCGACGGTGCTCATCGCCGCCTGCAGGGACTGCGTCGCTCCCCCGAGCCAGCCCTGCTCGTCGTCTCCCACGGAGTTCGACATCGCGCCGTCCATCGCCGCCTGGGCCGCGCCCTGGCCGGCGGCAAGGGTGAGCGCTCCGACGATGAACAGCCACGGCTGCGCCAGGATCGATGCCACGAGCGCGAGGGCGACGAGCCCCGCGATCTGAGCGGCGATACCGCTCACGATGACGCCCCGCTCCCCCATCCGCGGCAGCAGGATGCCGAGCAGCACGCCCTGGATGAGGATGTCGATGATCCCGACCGCCGCGGTGAGCAAACCGATCGCGGTCGGCCCCCAGTGGATCGAGTCCAAGGCGAGCACACTGAAGTTGTTGACGAAGAAGCCGAACGGCAGTGCGATGAGTCCGAAGCCGAGAAGGAGACCGCGGAGCTCCTTGCGGGCGAAGGCGTTCTTGAACACGGCGAACGGCTGCACGTCGCGCAGCGAGATGCTCGTGATGCGGTTGGCGGGCTTCAGGCTCTCGGGGAGCAGGAAGATGCTGAGGATGGCGACGGCCAGCGCGACCGCTGCGGTCACGAACACCGGCAGTTCGACGCTGACGGCGGCGAGCAGGCCTCCCACTGCGGGGCCGATCATCATGCCGATGCCCGAGAGGGCGCCGAGCAGGCCGAAGCGCTTGGCGCGCTGGTCCGCCGGAGTGATGTCGGCCAGGTAGGCGAAGAGGGCCGGGAGGTCGCCGGCGGTCAGTCCCTGGATGACTCGGGCGAGGATCAGCACCCATAGTCCCCCGCCGATGCCGAACAGCGTCATTGCGAACGCGGCCCCGAAGGCTGCCGCGATGATGACCGGCCGACGCCCGAAGCGGTCCGAGAGGCGGCCGAGGAACGGTGCGACGAGGAATGCGCAGAGCCCGTTGACGGCTTCGAGTACCCCCACCCAGGCGGCGAGGTCGTTCTCGGATGAGACGTAGCGCAGTACCACGAACGGCAGCACCGGCAGGACGACGGTCATCCCGACCACAGTGAGGAGGGTCAGGACGATGAGCATGATCCAGGCGCGATCGAAGCGCGGCAGGAGGCGAGGGGTCGAGGAGTTCACGCCGAAACTGTATCAATACCAGTTTCGGTGTCAAGCCACTTTTGTATCGGGTTCACGGTAAGCTGTCCGGATGACGCTCTCCGATCCTCCCGGACGCCGCGAACGCAAGAAGGCCGCCACGCGCAAGGCGATCTCCGACGTCGCGACCATGATGTTCCTCGAGCGCGGCTTCGACAACGTCAGCATCCGCGAGGTCGCCGACGCGGCCGACGTCTCCCCCACGACCGTGTTCGCGCACTTCCCGCAGAAGGAGGCTCTCGTCTTCGACGAGGACGACGAGCAGCGCGACCGACTGGTCGCCGCGGTGCGAGACCGCCCCGAGGGCAGCACCATCAACGGGGCGCTCCACGACTTCTACGCCGCCGAAATCGCGACCAACATCGACGAGCACGGCGACGATGTCGCACGGATCTTCATCCGCTTCCTGAATGAGACGCCGGCGCTGCGCGACTACGCCGCGAGGATGTGGTTGCGTCACGAGGACGCGCTCGCCCTGGCGATCGCGGAGGCGCTGGGCGAGCCGACGCCGACGGCGGAGATCCGCGTGTACGCCCGCTTCGTGCTCCAGATGCAGCTGCTCATCACCGACAGCGACGACCAGCTCGCGACACTCGACGCCGGGTTCGCCGTCCTCGAGAACGGCTGGGCGCCGGTCGAGTCGCGTCTCTCCGGCTCCGGTCGCTGAGGAGGCCGTTCACGGCCGTCGCGATGCGATACGAGTTCGTCGTCGCGCCGGTGCGGCGGGTCTGCGACCTTCGTCATTTCGCGACGGGCCTGGCGGCCCTCCTCAATGACTAGGAGTGCGGCTTCGGTCGCTGAGGAGGCCGTTCACGGCCGTCGCGAAGCGGCACTCTTCTGCGACCTTCGTCATATCGCGACGGGCCTGGCGGCCCTTCTCGATGACCAGGTCAGGTCAACGAAGGACTCGGTACCGGAGGTGGGTCTCGCTCGCGTAGGCCGCCGTGTCGATGCGTTCGAGGGTCACGCGACGTCCGAGCCCGCCGAACAGGGAGATCCCCTCCCCCAGCAGCACGGGGACGACATGGAGCTGGATCTCGTCGACCAGGCCGAGAGTCAGAGCCTGCCGGGCGATGCTGCCGCCCAGCAGGCTCACCGTCCGCTCCCCCGCCGCGAGCGCCGCCGCAGCGACCGCCGCGCCGATGTCGTCGACGACGAAGCTGTACTCCGTGCCGTCCCGTACAACAGGGTCGTGCGGGGTGTGGGTCATCAGGAAGACCGGCACTCCGAGGATGCCGCCGTAGGGCAGTTCGCCCTCCACGATGGTCTGTTCGCGATCGGCGCCGCCGACGACCGCCCCGATCCCCGACATGATGTCCTGCACCAGTCGTTGGTCCTCGTCGGCCGAGGGGAACCCGAACATCCAGTCGACGCCGCCATCCGGGTCCGCCATGAAGCCGTCGAGCGACACGGTCGCGTGGATGAGTACCGTCGCCATCTCGGAAACGCCCCTTCGCGTCGATGCCTGAGCAGCCAGTCTCACGCATCAACGCACTCCCCGGAAGCGCTCGAGCCGTGCCTTCCGGCGCTCAGAGCCGCGACCCGAGGCGGCGGCTCAGGCGGCGAAGGCGCCCGGTGTGGTGCCGAGGGTGCGGCGGAAATGACGGGAGAGGTGCGCCTGGTCGTGGAAGCCCACCTCGACGGCCGCATCGGCGACGGACCAGCCGGCGAGCAGGAGTCGGCGGGCACGATCGACGCGACGCCCCGTGACGTACCGGTGCGGGGCGATGCCGTAGGTCTGCGAGAACACCCGCACCAGATGCCCGGGGTGGGCACCGAGCAGCTCCGCGGCCTCGGCCAGCGGGAACGTCTCGTCGAGCCGATCGTCGAGCAGTGCACGAAGGCGTCGCGCCAGAGGGACATCCCTCGTCTCGACCGGTGCTGCACCGAGATGCTCGGACACGAGCTCGCGCAGGGCGAGGACGCCCTCTTCGGCCGCCATCGCATCGTGCGGGAAGTCGAGCGCATGATGGACTCCGGCGAGCGCCCGGAGCGTCCGCGGATCCTGCGTCGTCGGTCGCGCCGCCGCAGCGTCGGCGGCGGCGCCCGGCAACCAGTCCTCGTCGAGGTAGAGCACTCTCTTGCGGAACGCGGTGCCGGCGACGGCGGAGCGGCCGTCGTGCGGGATCCGCGGCGGCAGGAGGGAGAGCGCTCCGGGAACCGCGTGATGACGCGAGCGGTCGAGATCGTACGCGACGGCGCCCTCGTCGATCAGGAGCAGGGTCCACGCGTCATGCGTGTGCGCCGGATACGCGTGCTGCTCGAACGTCGCATGCAGCACCTCGCGCACCGTCGGGACGGCGGGATGCCATGCCCGCACCGACTCCGTCATGTGAGAAACGTACAAGACGACGACGCCCGCTCGGCCGGAGACTGCAGGCATGGATGGCACCCTCACCGAAGACCCCGCCGCCACCGCCGGGGCCGCCCCTGTCCGCTTCGACACGAAGGTCGTGGTGCTGCTGCGCGAAGACCTCCTCCCCTGGCAGGAGCTCAACGTGACCGCGTTCCTGATGAGCGGTATCGCGACGAGCGTGCCCGACCTCGTCGGCGAGCCCTACCGCGATCGGGACGGCAATGCCTACCTGCCGATGCTCCGGCAGCCGGTCGTCGTGATGACCGCGTCGCCGGAAACCCTCGCCGCGGCCCGCTCGCGCGCCGCCAGCCGGGAGGTGACCATCGCCATCTACACAAAAGAGCTGTTCTCGACGGGGCACGATGCCGCCAACCGGGCAGCGGTCGCCGCCGTCGACGCCGATTCGCTCGACCTTGTCGGGATCGGCATCCGTGGTCCGAAGAACGCCGTGGATCGGATCATCAAAGGCGCGCGCATGCACGCCTGAGCGCCACGTCGAGTATCGGGATCGTCAGTCGATCGCGAGTCGGCCGACGGCGGTGCGCACGAGGGCGTCGTCCGGCGGATCGGTGTCGAGCGCGCGGTGGATGGTGACGCCTTCGATCATCGCGTCGAGCAGCCGCGCCTCGGCGGGTGAGAAGTGGCGCTCGAGCGCTGCTCGGCTCCGCCGCATCCAATGGTTGGTGATGCTCCGGTAGCGCGGTTCGCGTGCGGCCAGGGTGTAGAGCTCGCAGGTCAGCACGAGGTCGCGCGAGCTGTCGAAGACGTCATCCTCGATGATCGCGATGACCGCGGCGCGCGCCTCGCCCACGTCGGCCGCGGCGGACAGCCGTGCTTCGAAGCCCGCTGCCTCGCCGTCGGCGAATCGCGTGAAGGCTTCGACCAGGAGCTCGTCGATGCCGCTGAAGTGGTAGGTCATCGACCCGAGCGGCACGTCGGCGGCCGCGGCGATGCGGCGGTGGGTCGCGCCCGCGACGCCGACCTCGGCGATGACGTCGAGGCAGCGGTCGATGATGCGATCGCGGCGGTCCGGGTCGAGTCGCCGCGACCCGTGCGTCTCGCCGGTTCCGCTCACGGCTCGATGCTCCGGATCACGCGCGCGGGATTGCCGACGGCGATGACGTTCGCGGGGATGTCCCTCGTCACCACCGCGCCGGCGCCGACGACGCTGTTGTCGCCGATCGTGACACCGGGGCAGACGATGACGCCGCCGCCCAGCCACACGTTGTCGCCGATCGTGATCGGTTTCGCCGCCTCGAGCTTGTCCCGTCGCGGCTCCGCCTCGATCGGATGGGTGGGCGTGAGGAGCTGGACGTTCGGCCCGAGCTGGCAGTCGGCACCGATCGTGATCGCCGCCACATCGAGTGCCGTCAGGCTGTAGTTGACGAATGTGCGCGCACCGATGCGCAGATTCTCGCCGTAGTCGACGAAGAGGGGCGGCTTGACGAAGGCGTCCTCCCCCAGGTCGCCGACCAGCTCCGCGAGGATCGAGACGGCCGACATCCCCTCGGCCACGAATGCGCGATGGTAAGCATCGGCGAGCTGCACGGCACGGAGCGCGATCCGCTCGCTCTCGGGGTCGTCCGCGATGTACAGATCGCCCGCGAGCATCCGCTCGCGGTTGGTCCGCGGATTGCCCGCGAAATAGTCGTGCGCCATGCGTACGATTGTACACTTCTGCGCTACTGTCGTCTCTCGTGTCGACCTCCGTTCCTTCCCCCGACGTCCGCCGCGCCCGCCTCGCGGTGGCCGCCCTCTTCCTGACCAACGGCGCCCTCTTCGCCAACGTGGTGCCGCGCTTCCCGGGGATCAAGGCCGACCTCGACCTCGACAATGCCCTCTACGGGCTCGCGATCGCGGCGATGCCGACCGGCGCGATTCTCGCCGGACTCGCCGCTGCCGCCGTCATCCGCCGTCTCGGGTCGGCTCGCGCGGCGGCGTTCGGCACGGTGCTCACCGCGGTCGCCGTCGTCACGGTGGGACTCGCGCCGTCGATCGCGTTCTTCGCGGCGTCGCTGCTCCTGGCCGGCATGTTCGACTCGATCACCGACGTGGCGCAGAACACCCACGGCCTGCGGGTGCAGCGCCGATTCGGACGGTCGATCATCAACTCCTTCCACGCGATCTGGTCGATCGGCGCCGTGCTCGGCGGCGGCATGGCCGCCGGCGCGATCGCGCTCAACATCCCGCGCGAGGTGCACCTGCCCATCGCGGCCGCGCTCTTCACCGTCGTCGCGCTCACCGCCTTGCGCTTCTGCCTGCCCGGCAAGGACGAGCGTGTCGACGACGTCGCCGCATCCACAGCCGATGCCGTCGCCCCCGCCGGGCGGACGAAGACCAGGACGGCTTTCGTGCTCGTCGCCCTCGTGCTCGTCGCAATGTCCGGAACCCTCGTCGAGGACTCCGGGTCCACCTGGGCCGCGGTCTACCTCGACGGTGTGCTCGGAGCCCCGGCGGCGATCGCCGCGATCGGCTTCGTCGCCCTCGTCGGCGCTCAGTTCATCGGTCGCATCTTCGGTGACCGACTCGTCGACCGCTTCGGTCAACGCCTGGTCGTGCGCGTCGGCGGCGTCATCGCCGCGGTCGGCATGGGGCTCGCGCTGCTGCTGCCGACGGTGCCGGGCACGATCATCGGCTTCGCCGCGGCGGGCTTCGGCCTCGCCACCACGGTGCCCGCGGCCATGCACGAAGCGGACGAGCTGCCCGGCCTTCGACCGGGCACGGGCATCACCGTCGTGTCGTGGCTGATGCGCCTCGGCTTCCTCATCTCGCCCCCGATCGTCGGCCTCATCGCCGACAACGCGGGCCTTCGAGTCGGGCTGCTCGTCGTGCCGCTCGCCGGGGTCATGGCCGTCGTGCTCGCGTCGGTGCTGAGCCCGCGCCGGGTGCGCCCGGCGGTCGACACGGAAGCGTCCCGCGTCCCCGCGCACTGATTCCCAAGCACCGATCTCCGCGCATCGATCCGGAACCGTGAAGCAGGTCGCTTCAGGAGCGCGGTCCGGCGGCGGCCGAGGCGTCGGCGCCGAGCGCCTCGTCTTCGAGGATGCGCGGACGGCTGGCGAGGATCCCGGCGACCAGCATGACGCCGAGGCTCACGAACAGGAAGACGTAGGCGCCGGTCCACGAGCCCGTGACCTGGTGCAGGAAGCCGATCGACAGGGGGCCGACGCAGGCGATGGCGTAGCCGATCCCCTGCGTGGCCGCCGAGAGCTGCGAGGCCCCGGCGGTCGTCCTGGTGCGCACGTTCACGAGCGTCAGGCTCATGGGGAAGGTGCTGACGCCGAGGCCGAGCGCCGCCACCCACACGATCGTGCCCTCCATCGGCGACAGGGCGAGGCCCAGATATCCGACGGCGAGCAGGGCGACGCAGGCCACGACGATGGGCGCCGGGTTGCGAAGGCCGACCGTCAGCGGAGGAATCACGAAAGCAGCGCCGAGCCCGAAGATCGAGAACAGTGCGAGGAGGGCGCCGCCCAGCGCCGGGTCGGCCCCGGCGTCGGTGAGGATCGTCGGCAGCCACGTGATGATCACGTAGGTGTTGAGCGAGGTCATCCCGAACAGCGTCACCGTGCTCCACAGCACGGAGGTCCGCCAGGCACCGGGAACGGCGTGGATGCGCGATGGGCCCGCCGCGAGGACAGACGCGACGCCGGCGGGGTTCGCCGAGCGGCTCGCCACGATGAGCCACGCCACGGCGGCGAGAGCGGTCAGGATCGCCCAGAAACCGATGGCCGCCCTCCAGCCGAAGCTCATCGCCATCGGTACCGCGATGAGCGGGGCGACGAACTGCCCGATCTGGTGCAGAGCGAGGTACATCGATGTGACCGGCTTCAGGCGGTCGGCGAAGTAGCGCTTCACGGCCGGCACGATGAGCACATTCGTGGTGCCGATGCCGGCGAAGGCGATGATGGTCGTGATCACGACCGTCTCGGGCGTGCCGCTGACGGCGCGGAGGAGGATCCCGGCCGTCGTCATCGCGGTCGCGATGGCGAGGGTCCGCTCGAGCCCCAGGCGGTTCGCGACCGCTGCGGCGAAGAACCCGAACACGGCGAAGGTCGCGGTGACGATCGCTCCGAACGCCCCGTAGAGGTCGGTGCCGAAGCCGGTGTCGGAGCCGACGGCCTCGAGGAGCGGGCTGAAGCCGGTGACGGCGGTGCGCAGATTCAGTGCGGTGAGGGCGATGGCGATGAGCACCAGGGCCGCGGTGCGGCGTCCGCCGGCGGGCGCGGTCGTAGACGGTGTCGTCACGGACGGGCGCTCAGCGGGTCGGCGCGGCGAGCAGGGTCTGCAGCGCGCTGATCCTGCCGTCCGTCACCGTGATGACGTCGACGCCGCGGACCGCGGGTGCTCCGGCCGGGCCGAACGTCCACGCGAGTGCCGCCGTGTCCCCGGCGAGGTAGGCGGGGCCGTCGGGTGCGAACACGAAATCGGCGGGGGCGGAGGAGAGCAGCGCGGCCGCCTTCGCCTCCAGCGCGTCGGCTCCGACGACGGTCTCATCGGGATCGGTGAACGCCACGTCCGTCGTGTAGACCCGGTCGATCTCCGCCCGGCGGGACGCTTCATCCCGGTTGCCGAACACCCGCAGCAGGTTCGATTCGAGCAACAGGGTCAGTTCGGCGGAGTCGGTCATCGTTCGCCTCTCGATCGGGCAGCGTGCGACGCCTCACCGGCGCCGGGAGAAACAGTAGCGCGACCGCGCCCCGTGCCGCCGAGGCGGTAGAAGAAGAACGGGATTGCCGAGAGCAGGCAGCTGACCGCCGGGACCACGGTGATCGAGGTGAAGATGACGTCCTGGATCGTGCGGGTCACCACGACCCCGTCCTCGTAGCCGGCGATGACGACGAAGACCCCGAAGACCAGCACGGCGAGCGCATTCATGATCTTCGACACGAAGGTGAGCGTCGCGAACGAGATCCCGTCGTTGCGCACCCCGAGGCGACGCTCGACGTCGTCGACCGCGTCGGCGATGAGAGTGGCCTGCACCACCATGAAGATCCCGAGCGCGAGGCCGGTGAGGAAGATGAACGCGATGATCACGAGCAGGTTCGAGAAGCCGGCGAACCACATGGCGAGGTAGAGGACGGCGCCGACGAGGGAACTGGCGATCGCGAGGGTCCTGCCCGAGGTCGCCCGCAGCAGCAACGGGGTCGTGAACGACGCCAGCACCATCCCCGCGATGATCGCGGCGCCGACGAGGGTGAAGGTGCCCTCGTCGCCGTAGGCGATCACGACGAAGACCGCTCCCCCGGCTTGCACGATGAACCGGCCGAAGCCGAGCACCGAACCGAGCAGCACCATGAGCAGGGGCGTGTTGGCGATGAGAGTGCCGAACAGTTGTCGGAAGCGCAGGCCTGTGCTCGCCGCCTCGGTGCGGCGCTCGCGGGCGCCGAAGAAGGCGAGCAGGTAGAGGCCCATCCCGAGCACGGAGGTGAGGAACACGGCGAGCGACCATCCTGCGCTCGTCGTCTCGGGTCCGAAGCTCAGTGCACGGGCGATCCACGGCATGCCGAGCGTCGACAGGCCGAGGGCGATCGCGCCGAACGCCCTGACGTCGCCGATCACTCGGGTGCGTTTCGCCGGTTCGGTGAAGGCCGACCCGATGAGGCCCCAGAACGGCACGTCGCAGGCGGTGTAGGCGACGCCCCACAGCACGTAGAAGAGGCAGAACCAGGTCAGCTTCACCGGTTCCGACGCGTCCGGCACCGAGAAGAGCAGGCCCGAGAGGATCGCGACCGGCGCGGCCGAGAACAGGATGTAGGGGCGCAACTTCCCCCACCGCGTGCGCGTCATGTCGATGAGGCTGCCGAGCACCGGGTCGAGCACCGCGTCGGCGATCTTCGACACCGTGATGACGACGGTGACGACCGCGATCCCCGCGGTGCTGATGCCCGCGTACTGCAGCAGGTAGACGAGCATGAACGTCGACACCGTCGTGAGCACGAAATTCTGCCCGAAGCCGGCGGTGACGATGGCGAGCCCCTGTCGACGCAGTGGGGCGGAATTCAGGGGAACGGCGGAGGTGGTCATGATCGGTCGTCCTCCAGCAGGATTGTCTTGATCTCGAAGGGGCGGAACGCGAGACGATCGAGGTCCGCGGGCCCGAGTCGGCGTTCGAGCAGGTCGGTCTCGTACGCCGAACCGTGCGGAAGGCTGACCCGCAGCGCCGTGGTGACCGGCCGGCCGAGGCTCTCGTACAACCGGAGCACCACCCCGCCGCCGTCTTCCGCCTTCTTGAGGGTCTCGATGACGACGGCGGGGTCGTCGACCGACGCGACGCTCGGAACGCTGCCGCCCGTGAGTACCTGCAACGGGGCGCCGAGCCGGTAGCCGGCGGCGATGACCGGGGTGAGGTCGCCGGCCTCGAACGGGCGGACGGCGTAGCTGAAGCGGTGGTGGCCGCGGTCGGCCGTCTTGTCGGGGAACGTCGGTGCTCGGAGCAGGTTGAGGCTGATCAGCCCGTTCTTGACCCGGTGCCCGTACTTGCCGTCGTTCAACAGTGCGAAGCCGCGCGAGTCGCTTTCGGTTGCCACCCACCGGTGCGCGCAGACCTCGAACTGCGCCTTCTCGACCGAGTCCCTCTCCGTGGTCGCCCGCTCGATGTGACCGAACTGGATCTCGCAGCGGACCGTGTCCCCGTACGCCAAAGGGCGGAACTCGGCCCGCAGCATCGTGTGCTTCTCATGCCACTCCACCTCCGTCTCGAATCGGACGAGGTCGCTGCCCGCCTCGAGGACGACGCGTTGCACGATCGTCGACGTCCGAGTCCGGTACACCTGCCGACGCACGGCGGTGACGTCGTCGACGCTGTTCTCCACCTCGCTCGCGGTGAGGACCCGCGCGGGTGTGTCGAGGTAGCGCGGATCGATGTCCCACGCGTTGAACGGCCAGACGTACGGGTCGTCGTGGGTCACCAGACGGTTGAGGCCCTCGCCTGCGTGCTCGACGCCGTCGGCGTCCAGGCAGGAGCCGATGGAACCGTCGGGCGCGAAGCGCAGCGTGAGCGCGCTGTTCGAGAGCGTGTCGCCGTCGGCTCGCAGCGCGTCCGAGCGCTCCGCGGGGCGGAGGGCGGCGGCCGCATACGGCCCGACATCCGCGACGAACCACTCGCCGCCGACCGACACGTGCTCGCGCCGAGGAAAGCTCGTGAGATTGAGAGCGGTCGGCGCGGAGTCTCGATCCGGTAGACGATCCGCCAGAGCGAACGTGTAGTCGGCGAGCGCCGCCTCCACCCGCTCGTAGTCGTCGATCGCTTCGCGGTTGACGCGCGCGATGGAGGAGCCGGGGATGATGTCGTGGAACTGGTTCAGCAGCACCGCGCGCCAGTGCTCGGCCAAGGTCTCCCGGGAATCGTCGCCCACGATGACGGCGAGCGCCTCGGCGTCGTGTAGCATCCGCTCGACGATCCGGTTGTGACGCTTGATCGCGCCTTGGGTCGTGTAGGTGCCCTGGTGGGTCTCGAGGTACAGCTCGCCGACGTGGGTGTGTTCGATCGGCTTCTGTTCGAGGCGCCCGAAGAATTCGGAGGCGCTCGATCGGCGCACACGGGGAAGCCCGCGCAGGTCGGCCTCCCGGTCGAGGAGTTCGTGATGGATCTCGCCGGGACCGCCGCCGCCGTCACCCGAACCGTAGACGAGCAGTGCGCTCTGCAGGGCCCGTTCGGGGTACCGGGCGAGGCCGGTCAGGAGGT from Herbiconiux sp. L3-i23 encodes:
- a CDS encoding MFS transporter produces the protein MTTSAVPLNSAPLRRQGLAIVTAGFGQNFVLTTVSTFMLVYLLQYAGISTAGIAVVTVVITVSKIADAVLDPVLGSLIDMTRTRWGKLRPYILFSAAPVAILSGLLFSVPDASEPVKLTWFCLFYVLWGVAYTACDVPFWGLIGSAFTEPAKRTRVIGDVRAFGAIALGLSTLGMPWIARALSFGPETTSAGWSLAVFLTSVLGMGLYLLAFFGARERRTEAASTGLRFRQLFGTLIANTPLLMVLLGSVLGFGRFIVQAGGAVFVVIAYGDEGTFTLVGAAIIAGMVLASFTTPLLLRATSGRTLAIASSLVGAVLYLAMWFAGFSNLLVIIAFIFLTGLALGIFMVVQATLIADAVDDVERRLGVRNDGISFATLTFVSKIMNALAVLVFGVFVVIAGYEDGVVVTRTIQDVIFTSITVVPAVSCLLSAIPFFFYRLGGTGRGRATVSPGAGEASHAARSRGER
- a CDS encoding glycoside hydrolase family 38 C-terminal domain-containing protein, encoding MGFASWLIGLPAAQPEEYRRLTRIRSRVYTRVRSLDAEILRSPEPIPFDRLDRTAFSPIRPNTAWGGPFDCAWLHLTGLVPPGPDDLVLLLGIRGEGLVHGAAGELLDSVSTVFQQGDLPHSGGKYRPVEVDLSSGAVDVYADVTYNGFILYEVGKAVYHGAHLATRDDDAYRLYYDYLALVVLAGATEDAALERTLRRALRDAYSLFRRRDVRGARAVLAVPLAARSESEFTYDAVGHGHLDMAWLWPVRETKRKAARTYVRALNAIDRRDDYVYGTSQPQQLWWMRERHPALFERIRGAVAAGRMEIQGSFWVEPDTNLPSGESLVRQAVVGRRFLQDEFALTDEQLRLCWLPDTFGYSGNLPQILRGAGMDWFQTIKLAWNKVNDFPHRTFHWQGIDGSSVLVHMPPEGDYNSRASADNLLTGLARYPERALQSALLVYGSGDGGGGPGEIHHELLDREADLRGLPRVRRSSASEFFGRLEQKPIEHTHVGELYLETHQGTYTTQGAIKRHNRIVERMLHDAEALAVIVGDDSRETLAEHWRAVLLNQFHDIIPGSSIARVNREAIDDYERVEAALADYTFALADRLPDRDSAPTALNLTSFPRREHVSVGGEWFVADVGPYAAAALRPAERSDALRADGDTLSNSALTLRFAPDGSIGSCLDADGVEHAGEGLNRLVTHDDPYVWPFNAWDIDPRYLDTPARVLTASEVENSVDDVTAVRRQVYRTRTSTIVQRVVLEAGSDLVRFETEVEWHEKHTMLRAEFRPLAYGDTVRCEIQFGHIERATTERDSVEKAQFEVCAHRWVATESDSRGFALLNDGKYGHRVKNGLISLNLLRAPTFPDKTADRGHHRFSYAVRPFEAGDLTPVIAAGYRLGAPLQVLTGGSVPSVASVDDPAVVIETLKKAEDGGGVVLRLYESLGRPVTTALRVSLPHGSAYETDLLERRLGPADLDRLAFRPFEIKTILLEDDRS